The Populus trichocarpa isolate Nisqually-1 chromosome 11, P.trichocarpa_v4.1, whole genome shotgun sequence genome has a segment encoding these proteins:
- the LOC7485574 gene encoding protein STRUBBELIG-RECEPTOR FAMILY 3 isoform X2: MGFVKCGVFFVSVAVLMASFSVSYTDPNDVTAMNSLFVSLQYPQLIGWVAMGGDPCSDAWQGVGCVFSNITSLTLNGLNLGGTLNNDFNKFTSIIDIDVSDNHIGGDIPSALPSTLRNLSFHNNQLIGGIPDVFQQMTSLSNLDLSGNNLSDQLPPSMGTLSSLSTLHLQNNRLTGTLNVLQDLPLEYLNVENNLFSGPIPEKLLDIPNFRKDGNPFNTSIIPSPPPAISPFPSLPPVAEAPQKQANGPSASVTLKSGRSKGFFASKRVIWIAVIGVVVIIIILGLCLLMSTCCKGRKANEEDNERHNVSVYKSHIDEPISKSSFERNNQEKVTKESTVKLQDQYGQEARRQEAYPKAQGEQDIDLKRMAAYSKQKMDHGINMTSMDANFMPLQPLPPPPPSLPIGNVIANPIGHAAHEKSHSTGTLSSHFPRIFTIATLQQYSNSFSEENFVGEGTLGSVYRAELPSGKLLAVKKLNSGASKQQTDEEFLQLVSSISKTQHDNIVEFVGYCNEHGQRLLVYEYCKNGTLYDALHADDEIHRKFSWNARVRLALGAARALQYLHEVCQPPIVHWNFKSSNILLDDKLVARVSDCGLAPLKSSGFATELSGRVLSAHGYGAPELELGSYTSKSDVYSFGVVMLELLTGRKSYDRSLSRGEQSLVRWAIHQLHDIDALSRMVDPSIKGACPVKSLSRFADIISRCVQWEPEFRPLMSEIVQDLLCML, translated from the exons ATGGGGTTTGTCAAGTGTGGGGTGTTTTTTGTCTCGGTGGCGGTTCTCATGGcttccttttctgtttcttACACTGACCCTAATGATG TGACTGCAATGAATAGCTTGTTTGTTAGCTTGCAATATCCGCAGTTGATTGGTTGGGTTGCTATGGGAGGAGACCCATGTTCAGATGCATGGCAAGGAGTTGGTTGTGTATTCTCAAACATAACCTCATT AACACTAAATGGCTTGAATTTAGGGGGAACCTTGAACAACGatttcaataaatttacatcAATCATAGATAT AGATGTTAGTGATAATCATATTGGAGGGGATATTCCATCGGCGTTACCCTCTACCTTGAGGAACTT ATCTTTCCACAATAATCAGCTAATTGGAGGAATACCAGATGTCTTTCAACAAATGACAAGTTTGTCAAATTT GGATCTGTCTGGTAATAATTTGAGTGATCAGCTGCCTCCTTCAATGGGAACTTTGTCTTCTCTCAGCACATT gCATTTGCAGAACAATAGACTTACTGGGACCCTTAATGTCCTGCAGGATCTTCCCCTCGAGTATCT GAATGTGGAGAACAATCTATTTTCTGGGCCTATTCCGGAGAAGCTGCTGGATATTCCAAATTTCAG AAAAGATGGAAATCCCTTCAATACATCTATCATTCCTTCTCCACCACCTGCCATCTCTCCATTTCCAAGCTTGCCACCTGTTGCAGAAGCACCTCAGAAGCAGGCAAATGGTCCTTCTGCCTCAGTAACACTAAAGTCTGGAAGATCAAAAGGATTTTTTGCATCTAAGAGGGTCATTTGGATTGCTGTTATAGGGgtagttgttattattatcatactGGGATTATGTCTTTTAATGTCAACATGCTGCAAAGGAAGGAAAGCAAATGAAGAAGACAATGAGAGGCACAATGTTAGTGTATATAAGAGCCATATAGATGAGCCCATCAGTAAATCTTCATTTGAACGAAACAATCAAGAGAAAG TTACCAAAGAATCAACCGTAAAGCTGCAAGATCAATATGGACAAGAAGCCAGAAGGCAGGAAGCATATCCAAAGGCACAGGGTGAACAGGATATTGATTTGAAGAGAATGGCTGCATATTCAAAGCAAAAGATGGATCATGGGATAAACATGACAAGCATGGATGCAAATTTTATGCCACTGCAGCCGCTGCCCCCACCTCCCCCAAGCCTTCCTATTGGCAATGTCATTGCAAATCCAATTGGGCATGCAGCTCATGAAAAGAGTCATTCAACCGGGACTCTGAGCTCACATTTTCCAAGGATTTTCACCATTGCTACACTTCAGCAGTACTCAAACAGCTTTTCAGAAGAAAATTTTGTTGGTGAAGGGACACTTGGCAGTGTTTACAGGGCTGAGCTTCCTAGTGGAAAA CTACTGGCAGTCAAGAAGCTAAACAGTGGAGCTTCCAAGCAACAGACTGATGAGGAATTTCTTCAACTAGTTTCTAGCATATCGAAAACTCAACATGATAATATCGTGGAGTTTGTGGGATACTGTAATGAGCATGGGCAACGGTTACTTGTTTATGAGTATTGCAAAAATGGGACATTGTATGATGCATTGCATGCGGATGATGAAATCCATAGGAAATTCTCATGGAATGCACGTGTCCGGCTGGCACTAGGAGCTGCTAGAGCCCTCCA GTATCTGCATGAGGTTTGTCAACCACCTATTGTGCACTGGAATTTTAAATCTTCCAACATTCTCCTTGATGATAAGCTAGTAGCTCGTGTCTCAGACTGTGGCCTGGCTCCTCTGAAATCATCTGGCTTTGCAACTGAG TTATCAGGGCGCGTCCTCAGTGCTCATGGTTATGGGGCTCCAGAGCTTGAGTTGGGAAGTTATACTAGCAAGAGTGATGTATATAGCTTTGGAGTTGTGATGCTAGAGCTCCTCACCGGTAGAAAATCTTATGACAG GTCATTGAGTCGAGGGGAGCAATCTCTGGTTAGATGGGCAATTCATCAGCTTCATGATATAGATGCACTTTCTAGGATGGTTGACCCCTCTATAAAGGGGGCATGTCCTGTGAAGTCTTTATCACGTTTTGCTGATATAATATCTAGATGTGTGCAG TGGGAGCCCGAATTCAGGCCACTTATGTCTGAAATCGTTCAGGATCTTTTATGTATGTTATAG
- the LOC7485574 gene encoding protein STRUBBELIG-RECEPTOR FAMILY 3 isoform X1, with the protein MGFVKCGVFFVSVAVLMASFSVSYTDPNDVTAMNSLFVSLQYPQLIGWVAMGGDPCSDAWQGVGCVFSNITSLTLNGLNLGGTLNNDFNKFTSIIDIDVSDNHIGGDIPSALPSTLRNFSLARNQFTGRIPDTLNSLGQLLDLSFHNNQLIGGIPDVFQQMTSLSNLDLSGNNLSDQLPPSMGTLSSLSTLHLQNNRLTGTLNVLQDLPLEYLNVENNLFSGPIPEKLLDIPNFRKDGNPFNTSIIPSPPPAISPFPSLPPVAEAPQKQANGPSASVTLKSGRSKGFFASKRVIWIAVIGVVVIIIILGLCLLMSTCCKGRKANEEDNERHNVSVYKSHIDEPISKSSFERNNQEKVTKESTVKLQDQYGQEARRQEAYPKAQGEQDIDLKRMAAYSKQKMDHGINMTSMDANFMPLQPLPPPPPSLPIGNVIANPIGHAAHEKSHSTGTLSSHFPRIFTIATLQQYSNSFSEENFVGEGTLGSVYRAELPSGKLLAVKKLNSGASKQQTDEEFLQLVSSISKTQHDNIVEFVGYCNEHGQRLLVYEYCKNGTLYDALHADDEIHRKFSWNARVRLALGAARALQYLHEVCQPPIVHWNFKSSNILLDDKLVARVSDCGLAPLKSSGFATELSGRVLSAHGYGAPELELGSYTSKSDVYSFGVVMLELLTGRKSYDRSLSRGEQSLVRWAIHQLHDIDALSRMVDPSIKGACPVKSLSRFADIISRCVQWEPEFRPLMSEIVQDLLCML; encoded by the exons ATGGGGTTTGTCAAGTGTGGGGTGTTTTTTGTCTCGGTGGCGGTTCTCATGGcttccttttctgtttcttACACTGACCCTAATGATG TGACTGCAATGAATAGCTTGTTTGTTAGCTTGCAATATCCGCAGTTGATTGGTTGGGTTGCTATGGGAGGAGACCCATGTTCAGATGCATGGCAAGGAGTTGGTTGTGTATTCTCAAACATAACCTCATT AACACTAAATGGCTTGAATTTAGGGGGAACCTTGAACAACGatttcaataaatttacatcAATCATAGATAT AGATGTTAGTGATAATCATATTGGAGGGGATATTCCATCGGCGTTACCCTCTACCTTGAGGAACTT TTCTCTTGCTCGCAATCAGTTCACTGGAAGAATTCCAGATACTTTAAACTCATTAGGTCAACTGTTAGACTT ATCTTTCCACAATAATCAGCTAATTGGAGGAATACCAGATGTCTTTCAACAAATGACAAGTTTGTCAAATTT GGATCTGTCTGGTAATAATTTGAGTGATCAGCTGCCTCCTTCAATGGGAACTTTGTCTTCTCTCAGCACATT gCATTTGCAGAACAATAGACTTACTGGGACCCTTAATGTCCTGCAGGATCTTCCCCTCGAGTATCT GAATGTGGAGAACAATCTATTTTCTGGGCCTATTCCGGAGAAGCTGCTGGATATTCCAAATTTCAG AAAAGATGGAAATCCCTTCAATACATCTATCATTCCTTCTCCACCACCTGCCATCTCTCCATTTCCAAGCTTGCCACCTGTTGCAGAAGCACCTCAGAAGCAGGCAAATGGTCCTTCTGCCTCAGTAACACTAAAGTCTGGAAGATCAAAAGGATTTTTTGCATCTAAGAGGGTCATTTGGATTGCTGTTATAGGGgtagttgttattattatcatactGGGATTATGTCTTTTAATGTCAACATGCTGCAAAGGAAGGAAAGCAAATGAAGAAGACAATGAGAGGCACAATGTTAGTGTATATAAGAGCCATATAGATGAGCCCATCAGTAAATCTTCATTTGAACGAAACAATCAAGAGAAAG TTACCAAAGAATCAACCGTAAAGCTGCAAGATCAATATGGACAAGAAGCCAGAAGGCAGGAAGCATATCCAAAGGCACAGGGTGAACAGGATATTGATTTGAAGAGAATGGCTGCATATTCAAAGCAAAAGATGGATCATGGGATAAACATGACAAGCATGGATGCAAATTTTATGCCACTGCAGCCGCTGCCCCCACCTCCCCCAAGCCTTCCTATTGGCAATGTCATTGCAAATCCAATTGGGCATGCAGCTCATGAAAAGAGTCATTCAACCGGGACTCTGAGCTCACATTTTCCAAGGATTTTCACCATTGCTACACTTCAGCAGTACTCAAACAGCTTTTCAGAAGAAAATTTTGTTGGTGAAGGGACACTTGGCAGTGTTTACAGGGCTGAGCTTCCTAGTGGAAAA CTACTGGCAGTCAAGAAGCTAAACAGTGGAGCTTCCAAGCAACAGACTGATGAGGAATTTCTTCAACTAGTTTCTAGCATATCGAAAACTCAACATGATAATATCGTGGAGTTTGTGGGATACTGTAATGAGCATGGGCAACGGTTACTTGTTTATGAGTATTGCAAAAATGGGACATTGTATGATGCATTGCATGCGGATGATGAAATCCATAGGAAATTCTCATGGAATGCACGTGTCCGGCTGGCACTAGGAGCTGCTAGAGCCCTCCA GTATCTGCATGAGGTTTGTCAACCACCTATTGTGCACTGGAATTTTAAATCTTCCAACATTCTCCTTGATGATAAGCTAGTAGCTCGTGTCTCAGACTGTGGCCTGGCTCCTCTGAAATCATCTGGCTTTGCAACTGAG TTATCAGGGCGCGTCCTCAGTGCTCATGGTTATGGGGCTCCAGAGCTTGAGTTGGGAAGTTATACTAGCAAGAGTGATGTATATAGCTTTGGAGTTGTGATGCTAGAGCTCCTCACCGGTAGAAAATCTTATGACAG GTCATTGAGTCGAGGGGAGCAATCTCTGGTTAGATGGGCAATTCATCAGCTTCATGATATAGATGCACTTTCTAGGATGGTTGACCCCTCTATAAAGGGGGCATGTCCTGTGAAGTCTTTATCACGTTTTGCTGATATAATATCTAGATGTGTGCAG TGGGAGCCCGAATTCAGGCCACTTATGTCTGAAATCGTTCAGGATCTTTTATGTATGTTATAG
- the LOC7485574 gene encoding protein STRUBBELIG-RECEPTOR FAMILY 3 isoform X3 — MGFVKCGVFFVSVAVLMASFSVSYTDPNDVTAMNSLFVSLQYPQLIGWVAMGGDPCSDAWQGVGCVFSNITSLDVSDNHIGGDIPSALPSTLRNFSLARNQFTGRIPDTLNSLGQLLDLSFHNNQLIGGIPDVFQQMTSLSNLDLSGNNLSDQLPPSMGTLSSLSTLHLQNNRLTGTLNVLQDLPLEYLNVENNLFSGPIPEKLLDIPNFRKDGNPFNTSIIPSPPPAISPFPSLPPVAEAPQKQANGPSASVTLKSGRSKGFFASKRVIWIAVIGVVVIIIILGLCLLMSTCCKGRKANEEDNERHNVSVYKSHIDEPISKSSFERNNQEKVTKESTVKLQDQYGQEARRQEAYPKAQGEQDIDLKRMAAYSKQKMDHGINMTSMDANFMPLQPLPPPPPSLPIGNVIANPIGHAAHEKSHSTGTLSSHFPRIFTIATLQQYSNSFSEENFVGEGTLGSVYRAELPSGKLLAVKKLNSGASKQQTDEEFLQLVSSISKTQHDNIVEFVGYCNEHGQRLLVYEYCKNGTLYDALHADDEIHRKFSWNARVRLALGAARALQYLHEVCQPPIVHWNFKSSNILLDDKLVARVSDCGLAPLKSSGFATELSGRVLSAHGYGAPELELGSYTSKSDVYSFGVVMLELLTGRKSYDRSLSRGEQSLVRWAIHQLHDIDALSRMVDPSIKGACPVKSLSRFADIISRCVQWEPEFRPLMSEIVQDLLCML; from the exons ATGGGGTTTGTCAAGTGTGGGGTGTTTTTTGTCTCGGTGGCGGTTCTCATGGcttccttttctgtttcttACACTGACCCTAATGATG TGACTGCAATGAATAGCTTGTTTGTTAGCTTGCAATATCCGCAGTTGATTGGTTGGGTTGCTATGGGAGGAGACCCATGTTCAGATGCATGGCAAGGAGTTGGTTGTGTATTCTCAAACATAACCTCATT AGATGTTAGTGATAATCATATTGGAGGGGATATTCCATCGGCGTTACCCTCTACCTTGAGGAACTT TTCTCTTGCTCGCAATCAGTTCACTGGAAGAATTCCAGATACTTTAAACTCATTAGGTCAACTGTTAGACTT ATCTTTCCACAATAATCAGCTAATTGGAGGAATACCAGATGTCTTTCAACAAATGACAAGTTTGTCAAATTT GGATCTGTCTGGTAATAATTTGAGTGATCAGCTGCCTCCTTCAATGGGAACTTTGTCTTCTCTCAGCACATT gCATTTGCAGAACAATAGACTTACTGGGACCCTTAATGTCCTGCAGGATCTTCCCCTCGAGTATCT GAATGTGGAGAACAATCTATTTTCTGGGCCTATTCCGGAGAAGCTGCTGGATATTCCAAATTTCAG AAAAGATGGAAATCCCTTCAATACATCTATCATTCCTTCTCCACCACCTGCCATCTCTCCATTTCCAAGCTTGCCACCTGTTGCAGAAGCACCTCAGAAGCAGGCAAATGGTCCTTCTGCCTCAGTAACACTAAAGTCTGGAAGATCAAAAGGATTTTTTGCATCTAAGAGGGTCATTTGGATTGCTGTTATAGGGgtagttgttattattatcatactGGGATTATGTCTTTTAATGTCAACATGCTGCAAAGGAAGGAAAGCAAATGAAGAAGACAATGAGAGGCACAATGTTAGTGTATATAAGAGCCATATAGATGAGCCCATCAGTAAATCTTCATTTGAACGAAACAATCAAGAGAAAG TTACCAAAGAATCAACCGTAAAGCTGCAAGATCAATATGGACAAGAAGCCAGAAGGCAGGAAGCATATCCAAAGGCACAGGGTGAACAGGATATTGATTTGAAGAGAATGGCTGCATATTCAAAGCAAAAGATGGATCATGGGATAAACATGACAAGCATGGATGCAAATTTTATGCCACTGCAGCCGCTGCCCCCACCTCCCCCAAGCCTTCCTATTGGCAATGTCATTGCAAATCCAATTGGGCATGCAGCTCATGAAAAGAGTCATTCAACCGGGACTCTGAGCTCACATTTTCCAAGGATTTTCACCATTGCTACACTTCAGCAGTACTCAAACAGCTTTTCAGAAGAAAATTTTGTTGGTGAAGGGACACTTGGCAGTGTTTACAGGGCTGAGCTTCCTAGTGGAAAA CTACTGGCAGTCAAGAAGCTAAACAGTGGAGCTTCCAAGCAACAGACTGATGAGGAATTTCTTCAACTAGTTTCTAGCATATCGAAAACTCAACATGATAATATCGTGGAGTTTGTGGGATACTGTAATGAGCATGGGCAACGGTTACTTGTTTATGAGTATTGCAAAAATGGGACATTGTATGATGCATTGCATGCGGATGATGAAATCCATAGGAAATTCTCATGGAATGCACGTGTCCGGCTGGCACTAGGAGCTGCTAGAGCCCTCCA GTATCTGCATGAGGTTTGTCAACCACCTATTGTGCACTGGAATTTTAAATCTTCCAACATTCTCCTTGATGATAAGCTAGTAGCTCGTGTCTCAGACTGTGGCCTGGCTCCTCTGAAATCATCTGGCTTTGCAACTGAG TTATCAGGGCGCGTCCTCAGTGCTCATGGTTATGGGGCTCCAGAGCTTGAGTTGGGAAGTTATACTAGCAAGAGTGATGTATATAGCTTTGGAGTTGTGATGCTAGAGCTCCTCACCGGTAGAAAATCTTATGACAG GTCATTGAGTCGAGGGGAGCAATCTCTGGTTAGATGGGCAATTCATCAGCTTCATGATATAGATGCACTTTCTAGGATGGTTGACCCCTCTATAAAGGGGGCATGTCCTGTGAAGTCTTTATCACGTTTTGCTGATATAATATCTAGATGTGTGCAG TGGGAGCCCGAATTCAGGCCACTTATGTCTGAAATCGTTCAGGATCTTTTATGTATGTTATAG
- the LOC7485574 gene encoding protein STRUBBELIG-RECEPTOR FAMILY 3 isoform X4 has translation MGFVKCGVFFVSVAVLMASFSVSYTDPNDVTAMNSLFVSLQYPQLIGWVAMGGDPCSDAWQGVGCVFSNITSLDVSDNHIGGDIPSALPSTLRNLSFHNNQLIGGIPDVFQQMTSLSNLDLSGNNLSDQLPPSMGTLSSLSTLHLQNNRLTGTLNVLQDLPLEYLNVENNLFSGPIPEKLLDIPNFRKDGNPFNTSIIPSPPPAISPFPSLPPVAEAPQKQANGPSASVTLKSGRSKGFFASKRVIWIAVIGVVVIIIILGLCLLMSTCCKGRKANEEDNERHNVSVYKSHIDEPISKSSFERNNQEKVTKESTVKLQDQYGQEARRQEAYPKAQGEQDIDLKRMAAYSKQKMDHGINMTSMDANFMPLQPLPPPPPSLPIGNVIANPIGHAAHEKSHSTGTLSSHFPRIFTIATLQQYSNSFSEENFVGEGTLGSVYRAELPSGKLLAVKKLNSGASKQQTDEEFLQLVSSISKTQHDNIVEFVGYCNEHGQRLLVYEYCKNGTLYDALHADDEIHRKFSWNARVRLALGAARALQYLHEVCQPPIVHWNFKSSNILLDDKLVARVSDCGLAPLKSSGFATELSGRVLSAHGYGAPELELGSYTSKSDVYSFGVVMLELLTGRKSYDRSLSRGEQSLVRWAIHQLHDIDALSRMVDPSIKGACPVKSLSRFADIISRCVQWEPEFRPLMSEIVQDLLCML, from the exons ATGGGGTTTGTCAAGTGTGGGGTGTTTTTTGTCTCGGTGGCGGTTCTCATGGcttccttttctgtttcttACACTGACCCTAATGATG TGACTGCAATGAATAGCTTGTTTGTTAGCTTGCAATATCCGCAGTTGATTGGTTGGGTTGCTATGGGAGGAGACCCATGTTCAGATGCATGGCAAGGAGTTGGTTGTGTATTCTCAAACATAACCTCATT AGATGTTAGTGATAATCATATTGGAGGGGATATTCCATCGGCGTTACCCTCTACCTTGAGGAACTT ATCTTTCCACAATAATCAGCTAATTGGAGGAATACCAGATGTCTTTCAACAAATGACAAGTTTGTCAAATTT GGATCTGTCTGGTAATAATTTGAGTGATCAGCTGCCTCCTTCAATGGGAACTTTGTCTTCTCTCAGCACATT gCATTTGCAGAACAATAGACTTACTGGGACCCTTAATGTCCTGCAGGATCTTCCCCTCGAGTATCT GAATGTGGAGAACAATCTATTTTCTGGGCCTATTCCGGAGAAGCTGCTGGATATTCCAAATTTCAG AAAAGATGGAAATCCCTTCAATACATCTATCATTCCTTCTCCACCACCTGCCATCTCTCCATTTCCAAGCTTGCCACCTGTTGCAGAAGCACCTCAGAAGCAGGCAAATGGTCCTTCTGCCTCAGTAACACTAAAGTCTGGAAGATCAAAAGGATTTTTTGCATCTAAGAGGGTCATTTGGATTGCTGTTATAGGGgtagttgttattattatcatactGGGATTATGTCTTTTAATGTCAACATGCTGCAAAGGAAGGAAAGCAAATGAAGAAGACAATGAGAGGCACAATGTTAGTGTATATAAGAGCCATATAGATGAGCCCATCAGTAAATCTTCATTTGAACGAAACAATCAAGAGAAAG TTACCAAAGAATCAACCGTAAAGCTGCAAGATCAATATGGACAAGAAGCCAGAAGGCAGGAAGCATATCCAAAGGCACAGGGTGAACAGGATATTGATTTGAAGAGAATGGCTGCATATTCAAAGCAAAAGATGGATCATGGGATAAACATGACAAGCATGGATGCAAATTTTATGCCACTGCAGCCGCTGCCCCCACCTCCCCCAAGCCTTCCTATTGGCAATGTCATTGCAAATCCAATTGGGCATGCAGCTCATGAAAAGAGTCATTCAACCGGGACTCTGAGCTCACATTTTCCAAGGATTTTCACCATTGCTACACTTCAGCAGTACTCAAACAGCTTTTCAGAAGAAAATTTTGTTGGTGAAGGGACACTTGGCAGTGTTTACAGGGCTGAGCTTCCTAGTGGAAAA CTACTGGCAGTCAAGAAGCTAAACAGTGGAGCTTCCAAGCAACAGACTGATGAGGAATTTCTTCAACTAGTTTCTAGCATATCGAAAACTCAACATGATAATATCGTGGAGTTTGTGGGATACTGTAATGAGCATGGGCAACGGTTACTTGTTTATGAGTATTGCAAAAATGGGACATTGTATGATGCATTGCATGCGGATGATGAAATCCATAGGAAATTCTCATGGAATGCACGTGTCCGGCTGGCACTAGGAGCTGCTAGAGCCCTCCA GTATCTGCATGAGGTTTGTCAACCACCTATTGTGCACTGGAATTTTAAATCTTCCAACATTCTCCTTGATGATAAGCTAGTAGCTCGTGTCTCAGACTGTGGCCTGGCTCCTCTGAAATCATCTGGCTTTGCAACTGAG TTATCAGGGCGCGTCCTCAGTGCTCATGGTTATGGGGCTCCAGAGCTTGAGTTGGGAAGTTATACTAGCAAGAGTGATGTATATAGCTTTGGAGTTGTGATGCTAGAGCTCCTCACCGGTAGAAAATCTTATGACAG GTCATTGAGTCGAGGGGAGCAATCTCTGGTTAGATGGGCAATTCATCAGCTTCATGATATAGATGCACTTTCTAGGATGGTTGACCCCTCTATAAAGGGGGCATGTCCTGTGAAGTCTTTATCACGTTTTGCTGATATAATATCTAGATGTGTGCAG TGGGAGCCCGAATTCAGGCCACTTATGTCTGAAATCGTTCAGGATCTTTTATGTATGTTATAG